In Sphingomonas sp. PAMC26645, one DNA window encodes the following:
- a CDS encoding Ca2+-dependent phosphoinositide-specific phospholipase C, translating to MKRSIVAGLTLGLLTQAAAARETSPPLRINDVGVIGTHNSYKQPMPAATMAKVRAVDPAMADALDYSHRNLTEQLDAGARQLEIDVNYDPQGGHYARGSDDPKLKRPGFKVLHIPGIDNASSCILLTECLTIIRDWSAKHPRHVPILLMFNAKDEQNAARGGIDALPFDAAAYDALDAEIRSVMALGKLIVPDDVQGSYPTLREAVLADNWPLLERSRGKFLFALDEPPAKVAVYRGKRRSLEGRVFFINTDEASPAAAYLTLNDPVRDADRIRRDVAAGFIVRTRADANTREARANDIVPRDTALTGGGAVCIDRLSLARSAPGRRVSRRPARWCGRSLQSGSPSKGLRRSRHGSQVMRTLALITVLALATGATASTDYLRNRSMPDLMKVLPAPPKPGSPQDLDDRATFRETRALLGTPRGDMAKRDVTDDRFTVFACAIGRKLDAKSSPALTRIFAQMSDQSIVGRAKDGFAVKRPYLKDDLPICEPKTEHLASNGDYPSGHTTSGWSAALILAELMPDRATQILRRGRQYGESRYICGSHSRSAVEAGYMAGSVLVAMLHTSPDFRRDMDAARAELRHGASSAPSAAQCTAEAQAA from the coding sequence GTGAAGCGATCGATCGTGGCTGGCCTGACGCTTGGTCTTCTTACTCAGGCTGCAGCAGCACGCGAAACGTCGCCGCCGCTGCGGATCAACGACGTGGGGGTGATCGGCACGCACAACAGCTACAAGCAGCCAATGCCCGCCGCGACGATGGCGAAGGTGCGTGCGGTCGATCCGGCGATGGCGGATGCGCTCGACTACTCGCATCGGAACTTGACCGAGCAGCTCGACGCCGGTGCTCGGCAACTCGAGATCGATGTGAACTACGATCCGCAGGGCGGGCACTACGCGCGAGGGTCGGACGATCCGAAGCTCAAGCGGCCGGGCTTCAAGGTGCTCCACATCCCCGGCATCGACAACGCCTCGAGCTGCATCCTGCTGACCGAATGCCTGACGATCATCCGCGACTGGTCGGCAAAGCATCCGCGGCATGTGCCGATCCTGCTGATGTTCAACGCCAAGGACGAGCAGAACGCGGCGCGTGGCGGGATCGATGCGTTGCCGTTCGACGCGGCGGCGTATGACGCGCTCGATGCTGAGATCCGCTCCGTGATGGCACTCGGCAAGCTGATCGTGCCCGACGACGTGCAGGGCAGCTATCCCACGCTCCGGGAGGCGGTGCTGGCGGACAACTGGCCGTTGCTGGAACGCTCGCGTGGGAAATTCCTGTTCGCGCTGGACGAGCCGCCGGCCAAGGTCGCGGTGTACCGCGGCAAGCGGCGCTCGCTCGAAGGGCGGGTGTTCTTCATCAACACCGACGAAGCGTCGCCCGCCGCCGCGTATCTGACGCTCAACGACCCGGTCCGCGATGCCGATCGCATCCGCCGCGATGTCGCCGCCGGGTTCATCGTTCGCACGCGTGCCGATGCCAACACGCGCGAGGCCCGTGCCAACGACATCGTCCCTCGCGACACCGCACTGACGGGGGGGGGCGCAGTTTGTATCGACCGATTATCTCTGGCCCGATCCGCGCCTGGCCGGAGGGTATCACGTCGCCCTGCCCGGTGGTGTGGTCGCTCGCTGCAATCCGGTTCGCCGTCCAAAGGGTTGCGGCGATCTCGACACGGGTCCCAAGTGATGCGGACGCTCGCCCTCATTACCGTGCTGGCGCTGGCCACCGGCGCGACCGCATCGACGGATTATCTGCGGAACCGGTCGATGCCGGACCTGATGAAGGTTCTTCCTGCGCCGCCCAAGCCCGGATCGCCGCAGGATCTGGACGACCGCGCGACCTTCCGCGAGACCCGCGCGCTGCTCGGCACGCCACGTGGCGACATGGCGAAGCGCGACGTGACCGACGATCGCTTCACCGTTTTCGCGTGCGCGATCGGCCGCAAGCTTGACGCGAAATCGTCCCCTGCCCTCACCCGCATCTTCGCGCAGATGAGCGACCAAAGCATCGTCGGCCGCGCCAAGGATGGCTTTGCCGTCAAGCGTCCGTATCTGAAGGACGACCTGCCGATCTGCGAACCCAAGACCGAGCATCTCGCAAGCAATGGCGATTACCCGTCGGGGCACACGACTTCGGGCTGGTCCGCCGCGCTGATCCTGGCGGAACTGATGCCCGACCGCGCTACGCAGATCCTGCGCCGCGGACGCCAATATGGCGAGAGCCGCTACATCTGCGGATCGCATAGCCGAAGCGCGGTCGAGGCGGGCTATATGGCGGGATCGGTGCTGGTCGCGATGCTGCACACGTCGCCGGACTTCAGGCGCGATATGGACGCGGCACGGGCGGAACTTCGGCATGGGGCCAGCTCCGCACCCAGCGCGGCGCAATGCACCGCCGAAGCTCAAGCCGCATAG
- a CDS encoding TonB-dependent receptor → MIAHRATEGVKSSNLGNPDTLADDNVLYGSDVFNRFDPKFSDHSYTIGANWQFMPEAGIFGRYTSTYRLPQIGQYRDNVLPTGIRSQSIEQAEAGVKFQKPWGSLYATLFYNSFKDVQFTNTYIDPATLRIVQEINYGDVSTTGVELEANLKPVPWFDVSATATYQDPKFKNYTYNTIVAGAPVTTSFDGNRPSSMPKVMASIRPRVSLIGGRLRVLGEWRYEGDKFNDDSNLVKLPAFSVFNASAELDVTQNVTVQVKGTNLSNALGLGQGGGQQLVPGAADGAVILARPIFGRAVQGSVLFKF, encoded by the coding sequence ATGATCGCCCATCGCGCAACGGAAGGCGTGAAGAGCTCCAATCTCGGCAATCCCGATACGCTGGCCGACGACAACGTCCTCTACGGCTCGGACGTTTTCAACCGCTTCGACCCGAAGTTCAGCGACCACAGCTACACGATCGGCGCCAACTGGCAGTTCATGCCCGAAGCCGGCATCTTCGGCCGCTACACCAGCACCTACCGGTTGCCGCAGATCGGCCAGTACCGCGACAACGTGCTGCCGACGGGCATCCGCAGCCAGTCGATCGAACAGGCCGAGGCGGGCGTGAAGTTCCAGAAGCCCTGGGGCAGCCTCTACGCCACGCTGTTCTACAATTCGTTCAAGGACGTGCAGTTCACCAACACGTATATCGACCCGGCGACGCTCCGGATCGTCCAGGAGATCAACTATGGCGACGTCAGCACGACTGGGGTCGAGCTGGAGGCGAACCTGAAGCCGGTGCCCTGGTTCGACGTCTCGGCGACCGCGACGTACCAGGATCCGAAGTTCAAGAACTATACCTACAACACCATCGTCGCCGGGGCGCCCGTCACCACCTCGTTCGACGGCAATCGGCCGTCGAGCATGCCCAAGGTGATGGCGAGCATCCGGCCGCGCGTATCGCTGATCGGTGGCCGCCTGCGCGTGCTGGGCGAATGGCGGTATGAGGGGGACAAGTTCAACGACGACTCCAACCTCGTGAAGCTGCCGGCGTTCTCGGTGTTCAATGCCAGCGCGGAGCTGGACGTGACGCAGAACGTCACCGTGCAGGTCAAGGGCACCAATTTGTCGAACGCGCTCGGACTGGGCCAGGGCGGCGGGCAGCAGCTCGTGCCGGGGGCGGCGGACGGTGCGGTGATCCTGGCGCGACCGATCTTCGGCCGCGCGGTGCAGGGTTCGGTGTTGTTTAAATTCTGA
- a CDS encoding amidohydrolase family protein has translation MVTEPATKLIGIEEHFLTPAIEHAWHAIGLEAADPSVAYHQGAFGRRLVDLADERLALMDETGLDVQVLSLTTPALHDLGSESVELARRTNDALAEAVARHPTRFQAMATLPVSMPDEAAIELERCVSTLGFKGTMLCGRVGMRHLDDQAFAPVLDCAAALGVPVLLHPRTPPAPVREAYYAGFSPIVDAAFATVGLGWHYDAGIQFLRLVLAGTFDRLPNLQVILGHWGELVLFYAERLAVMDRVADLSNPIAHYLRHNLYVTASGMFLPHYLERAMAVVGPDRLLFSTDYPYQYREGGDARRFLAGCGLNDADKAAFAHGNWLRLTGYASALRS, from the coding sequence ATGGTGACCGAGCCAGCAACGAAGCTGATCGGCATCGAGGAACACTTCCTGACGCCGGCGATCGAACACGCATGGCATGCGATCGGGCTGGAAGCGGCCGATCCGAGCGTCGCCTACCATCAAGGCGCGTTCGGACGGCGCCTCGTCGACCTCGCAGACGAAAGGCTCGCGCTGATGGACGAAACCGGCCTCGACGTTCAGGTGCTGTCGTTGACCACCCCCGCGCTGCACGATCTCGGCTCGGAAAGCGTGGAGCTGGCACGGCGCACCAACGACGCCTTGGCGGAGGCGGTCGCACGGCACCCGACCAGGTTCCAGGCGATGGCGACCCTGCCGGTGTCCATGCCTGACGAAGCCGCGATCGAGCTCGAGCGCTGCGTTTCGACGCTAGGCTTCAAGGGCACGATGTTGTGCGGCCGGGTTGGCATGCGCCACCTCGACGACCAGGCATTCGCGCCCGTTCTCGATTGTGCAGCAGCACTGGGCGTGCCCGTGCTGCTGCACCCCCGCACACCACCAGCGCCGGTACGAGAAGCCTATTACGCCGGCTTCTCGCCGATCGTGGACGCCGCGTTCGCGACCGTGGGACTGGGCTGGCACTATGACGCCGGCATCCAGTTCCTACGCCTCGTCCTGGCGGGCACATTCGATCGCTTGCCGAATCTCCAGGTGATCCTCGGCCATTGGGGCGAACTAGTTCTCTTCTACGCGGAACGCCTGGCGGTCATGGACCGCGTCGCGGACCTGTCCAACCCAATCGCGCACTATCTGCGCCACAACCTGTACGTGACCGCCAGTGGCATGTTCCTGCCCCACTATCTGGAGCGAGCGATGGCGGTCGTCGGCCCGGACCGGCTGCTGTTCTCGACAGACTATCCTTACCAATACCGCGAAGGCGGCGACGCACGTCGCTTCCTTGCAGGCTGCGGTCTGAACGATGCTGACAAGGCGGCGTTCGCGCATGGCAACTGGCTCCGGTTGACCGGCTATGCATCTGCATTACGTTCCTGA
- a CDS encoding SDR family oxidoreductase, whose amino-acid sequence MTQDTSNPGTILLIGASRGLGLGLAGEFAKRGWHVVGTVRAGARTELHDLAEAHPDRIEIETVDIAQPQQIAMLRDRLANRVFDLLFVNAGTANMKDEIAGEIATEEYARVLVTNALGPMRVIEACRNLVAADGLIGVMSSGQGSITNNTNGLHEVYRSSKAALNQLVRSYAARHAEDRRALVLMAPGWIRTRLGGPKAPFGVDDSVPLIVDVLLGRQGKPGLAFLDRDGNTVPW is encoded by the coding sequence ATGACCCAAGACACCTCCAATCCCGGCACAATCCTGCTGATCGGCGCATCGCGCGGCCTGGGTCTCGGTTTGGCCGGTGAGTTCGCGAAGCGCGGATGGCATGTCGTCGGCACCGTGCGCGCGGGCGCCCGAACCGAACTGCACGATCTGGCCGAGGCGCATCCCGATCGTATCGAGATCGAGACCGTCGATATCGCGCAACCGCAACAGATCGCCATGCTGCGCGACCGTCTCGCCAACAGGGTGTTCGACCTGCTGTTCGTCAACGCCGGCACTGCGAACATGAAGGACGAAATCGCTGGCGAAATCGCGACCGAGGAATATGCGCGCGTGCTCGTGACGAATGCGCTCGGTCCCATGCGCGTGATCGAAGCCTGCCGGAATCTGGTCGCAGCCGACGGGCTGATCGGGGTCATGTCCTCGGGCCAGGGCAGCATCACCAACAACACCAACGGCCTTCACGAGGTCTATCGCAGCAGCAAGGCGGCGCTCAATCAACTCGTACGGAGCTACGCGGCGCGACATGCAGAGGATCGCCGCGCACTGGTGCTGATGGCACCCGGCTGGATACGAACCCGGCTCGGAGGACCAAAGGCGCCGTTCGGTGTAGACGATAGCGTGCCCCTGATCGTGGACGTGCTGCTCGGCCGTCAGGGCAAGCCGGGTCTCGCCTTCCTCGATCGCGACGGGAACACGGTCCCATGGTGA
- a CDS encoding LysR family transcriptional regulator, which produces MTDLDLNLLDALDALLSEGSVTGAARKLGLSPSAMSRTLTRLRNATGDPLLVRAGRGLVPTPRAIELRDVVHALVRDVRTVLKPPTGEIDMAELDRVFTIRASEGFVEMFCGPLVAGIASAAPRVRLRFAPKPDKNAEPLRAGEIDLEIGVLGVSAPEMRTRLIFRDRFVGAARTGHPLLSGAITPERYAACRHVAASRRGAFTGPVDAALADLGLSRDTMVVVPGFSDALRIARQSDLIALVPGLGFRRKAPGAEGICTFPLPVPTPEIAVSAIWHPRMDADPAHRWLRETVIGICQKMVPDS; this is translated from the coding sequence ATGACCGACCTCGATTTGAACCTGCTTGATGCACTCGACGCACTTCTGTCCGAGGGGAGCGTGACCGGGGCCGCGCGAAAGCTGGGACTAAGCCCGTCGGCGATGAGCCGGACCTTGACGCGGCTTCGCAACGCTACTGGCGATCCGCTCCTCGTCAGAGCAGGGCGTGGTCTGGTGCCGACGCCGCGGGCGATCGAGTTGCGCGATGTCGTTCATGCACTCGTGCGTGACGTTCGCACAGTCCTCAAGCCGCCAACTGGCGAGATCGACATGGCGGAGCTCGACCGCGTCTTCACAATCCGCGCGAGTGAAGGTTTCGTCGAGATGTTCTGCGGTCCGTTGGTGGCCGGCATCGCATCGGCGGCGCCCCGTGTCCGCCTGCGCTTCGCGCCCAAGCCTGATAAGAACGCCGAGCCGCTACGCGCGGGGGAGATCGACCTCGAAATCGGCGTACTTGGTGTTTCCGCGCCCGAAATGCGCACGCGCCTCATCTTCCGCGACCGGTTTGTCGGGGCGGCGAGAACGGGGCATCCGCTGCTTTCGGGCGCGATCACGCCTGAGCGCTACGCAGCCTGCCGGCATGTCGCCGCGTCCCGCCGTGGCGCGTTCACCGGCCCGGTCGATGCCGCGCTGGCCGACCTGGGGCTGAGCCGCGATACGATGGTCGTCGTGCCGGGCTTCTCCGACGCCTTGCGGATCGCCAGGCAGTCGGACCTGATCGCGCTCGTGCCCGGTTTGGGTTTTCGTCGCAAAGCACCGGGTGCGGAGGGAATTTGCACGTTCCCGCTTCCCGTTCCTACCCCCGAGATTGCCGTGTCGGCGATCTGGCATCCACGGATGGACGCCGATCCCGCTCACCGGTGGCTGCGAGAGACCGTGATCGGGATTTGCCAAAAGATGGTGCCGGACAGCTGA
- a CDS encoding oxidoreductase, whose protein sequence is MATITAKTFLITGVSSGLGRAFAEGALGAGHRVIGTVRNEGDADTFAALAAAGRAYPLILDVTDFAAIPAAVAEAERHAGAVEVLVNNAGYGHEGALEESSMDDLQRQFAANVYGPVAMMNAVLPGMRKRRSGHIVNVTSMGGFITMPGISFYCGSKFALEGISEALGKEVADFGIRVTALAPGQFRTDWAGRSMDRTPRSIPDYDAVMDPIRAARQAKSGNQPGDPAKAAQALLAIVDAETPPVRLFLGEDALGVVHQKLDAMKAEIAAWDALSRSTSFAS, encoded by the coding sequence GTGGCAACCATCACCGCCAAGACTTTCCTCATCACCGGCGTGAGTTCCGGCCTCGGCCGCGCGTTTGCCGAGGGTGCGTTGGGCGCCGGCCACCGCGTGATCGGCACTGTGCGGAACGAGGGCGACGCCGATACGTTCGCCGCGCTCGCAGCAGCGGGCCGTGCATATCCCCTGATCCTCGACGTGACCGACTTCGCAGCGATTCCAGCCGCCGTGGCCGAAGCGGAGCGGCACGCCGGTGCGGTCGAGGTGTTGGTGAACAATGCCGGATACGGTCACGAAGGTGCGTTGGAGGAATCGTCGATGGACGATCTTCAGCGTCAATTTGCGGCCAATGTGTATGGGCCGGTGGCGATGATGAACGCCGTGCTTCCCGGCATGCGCAAGCGTCGTAGCGGCCACATCGTCAACGTGACCTCGATGGGTGGCTTTATCACGATGCCGGGGATCAGCTTCTACTGCGGTAGCAAGTTCGCGTTGGAAGGCATCTCCGAGGCGCTCGGCAAGGAGGTGGCGGATTTCGGCATTCGGGTGACGGCCTTGGCACCCGGCCAGTTCCGGACGGATTGGGCAGGACGCTCGATGGATCGCACCCCGCGCAGTATTCCCGACTACGACGCCGTGATGGATCCGATCCGTGCAGCCCGCCAGGCCAAGAGCGGCAATCAACCCGGCGATCCGGCCAAGGCCGCACAGGCTTTGCTCGCGATAGTCGATGCCGAGACCCCACCGGTACGCTTGTTCCTAGGCGAGGACGCGCTGGGCGTGGTCCATCAGAAGCTCGACGCGATGAAGGCCGAGATCGCCGCATGGGATGCGCTCTCCCGTTCGACCAGCTTCGCATCGTGA
- a CDS encoding TetR/AcrR family transcriptional regulator yields the protein MARDKTRENIAIRGEPVRQRVIDAAERLLRSGKADFSMRDLAAEAGVSFATPFNHFGSKGAIMHALSERRTDTMAMRFAEARLPTDAASRVLLAVDTAVAVMLEEPGVNRAVMSWIGTTGGSAGQAWARSTALWTLALGAGEGIPENCRTYALDCLPRQLALGFRGALSFWSAGELPDEALGPDARAVASTLLLGFTEPSMSFG from the coding sequence ATGGCACGGGACAAGACGCGGGAGAACATTGCGATCCGGGGTGAGCCCGTGCGCCAACGGGTGATCGACGCTGCGGAACGACTGCTGCGGAGTGGCAAGGCCGACTTCTCCATGCGCGACCTCGCCGCCGAAGCCGGCGTCAGCTTCGCCACTCCGTTCAATCATTTCGGAAGCAAGGGGGCGATCATGCACGCGCTGTCCGAACGTCGGACGGACACGATGGCAATGCGCTTCGCCGAGGCGCGGCTTCCTACTGACGCTGCATCCCGCGTGCTGCTCGCTGTCGACACGGCGGTAGCGGTGATGCTGGAGGAACCCGGTGTGAACCGCGCCGTGATGAGCTGGATCGGCACGACCGGTGGTTCGGCGGGTCAGGCCTGGGCGCGCTCTACCGCATTGTGGACGCTCGCGCTGGGAGCGGGCGAGGGCATCCCGGAGAATTGCCGGACCTACGCGCTAGACTGCCTGCCGAGGCAACTCGCCCTAGGGTTTCGCGGCGCCCTGTCGTTCTGGAGCGCCGGCGAACTGCCTGACGAGGCGCTCGGCCCCGACGCACGCGCCGTCGCAAGTACCCTGCTACTGGGCTTTACCGAGCCATCGATGTCATTTGGCTAG
- a CDS encoding methyltransferase domain-containing protein → MNTQTRPNRLHPGPSPKIATKTAMPGSKTATHDPRWPVIAAALATLREDGRHAVRIVDADCGAGSLLLQAVHHARALGFTAIEGRGIDGSPALIGRARAAASRCTNLAIGTTFEVADMVIALLEEHDLPADLVICHGMAQDRRPEVASALGNAARIVIGDDATWLAVGTEA, encoded by the coding sequence ATGAACACGCAAACTCGCCCGAACCGTCTTCACCCCGGCCCAAGCCCGAAGATCGCGACCAAAACCGCGATGCCAGGGTCGAAAACCGCGACCCACGATCCGCGTTGGCCGGTCATCGCTGCCGCCCTTGCAACGTTGCGCGAAGACGGTCGCCACGCGGTCCGCATCGTCGATGCCGATTGCGGCGCGGGCTCGCTCCTCCTGCAAGCGGTGCATCATGCCCGGGCGCTCGGTTTCACGGCGATCGAAGGGCGCGGGATCGACGGATCGCCTGCGCTGATCGGTCGCGCCCGCGCGGCGGCGAGCCGTTGCACCAACCTCGCGATCGGCACGACGTTCGAGGTGGCGGACATGGTCATCGCCTTGCTGGAGGAGCACGACCTGCCAGCCGATCTCGTGATCTGTCACGGCATGGCGCAAGACCGGAGGCCGGAGGTGGCGTCGGCGTTGGGGAATGCAGCGCGTATCGTCATCGGCGACGACGCGACGTGGCTTGCCGTCGGTACCGAAGCATGA
- the lysA gene encoding diaminopimelate decarboxylase, with protein sequence MMYFDRRDGVLCAEGVPLSAIAEAVGTPVHVYSAAALRDAARRFTAALSILPRTRTAFAVKANPNSAVLHLLAGCGFGADIVSGGEMRRALGAGIAASDIVFSGVGKTDRELADALDAGIGQFNLELEEEGRVLAALAQARGKRAGAVLRINPDIDGGTHAKISTGRRENKFGVAIADAPAMYDRLSRLGGLDLVGVALHIGSQLHDLAPLEAAYERIGSLVIDLRARGHGITRVDLGGGLGIPYRVDDVVPTLDAYAAMVARVTRDWDVDLIFEPGRVVAGLAGVLMTRVIWVKPGADRPFVIVDAAMNDLARPALYDAFHRFEAVAPDGERMVANIAGPICESGDVFALARDIDRVRRGDLAVFHATGAYGAAMASSYNCCPLSPQVLIDGDYFEIVADRFLPEEFAA encoded by the coding sequence ATGATGTATTTCGATCGGCGGGACGGTGTCCTGTGTGCCGAAGGCGTGCCGTTGTCGGCCATAGCCGAAGCCGTCGGTACGCCCGTCCACGTCTATTCGGCGGCTGCACTGCGCGACGCGGCCCGGCGTTTCACAGCGGCGCTGTCGATCCTGCCGCGGACGCGGACGGCGTTCGCGGTCAAGGCAAACCCGAACAGCGCGGTGCTGCATCTGCTGGCCGGCTGCGGCTTCGGTGCCGACATCGTCTCGGGCGGAGAGATGCGCCGCGCGCTCGGAGCCGGTATCGCCGCATCGGACATCGTCTTCTCCGGGGTCGGCAAGACCGACCGGGAGCTCGCCGATGCACTCGACGCCGGCATAGGGCAGTTCAACCTCGAGCTCGAGGAGGAGGGGCGGGTGCTCGCCGCGCTTGCCCAGGCGCGTGGCAAGCGGGCGGGCGCGGTATTGCGCATCAATCCCGACATCGATGGCGGCACGCATGCCAAGATCTCTACCGGCCGGCGCGAGAACAAGTTCGGCGTGGCGATCGCCGATGCGCCCGCAATGTACGATCGCCTGTCACGACTCGGTGGCCTCGATCTGGTCGGGGTCGCGCTCCACATCGGCAGCCAGCTCCACGATCTTGCTCCGCTGGAGGCCGCGTACGAGCGCATCGGTTCGCTGGTGATCGACCTGCGCGCGCGGGGGCACGGCATAACCCGCGTCGATCTCGGCGGCGGCCTTGGCATTCCCTACCGTGTCGACGACGTGGTTCCGACGCTCGACGCCTATGCCGCCATGGTCGCTAGGGTGACGCGCGACTGGGACGTCGACCTTATTTTCGAGCCTGGGCGGGTGGTCGCAGGACTTGCCGGCGTCCTGATGACGCGGGTGATCTGGGTAAAGCCCGGCGCGGACCGCCCCTTCGTCATCGTTGATGCCGCGATGAACGACCTAGCTCGACCAGCGCTGTACGATGCCTTCCACCGCTTCGAAGCCGTCGCGCCGGACGGCGAACGCATGGTCGCGAACATTGCCGGACCGATCTGCGAAAGCGGCGACGTGTTCGCGCTCGCCCGGGATATCGACCGGGTCCGCCGCGGTGATCTCGCGGTCTTCCATGCGACCGGGGCGTACGGGGCCGCGATGGCGTCGAGCTACAATTGTTGCCCGCTCAGCCCACAGGTCCTGATCGACGGCGACTATTTCGAGATCGTCGCCGACCGCTTCCTGCCCGAAGAGTTCGCGGCGTAG
- a CDS encoding TspO/MBR family protein has product MTQKPSDAITDERGGGLSRPAALAVVMGVLGASAVLGRRNAPDPSHPGIRRWYKRLDKPAYTPPDAAFGAVWPVLETGLAVGGYRLLRRPADAPRNLAVGLWLLNTGIVGGWTELFFRRKALGPSAVASGAMIASGAGYVAAAGKVDRTAAATAVPFVAWLGFATLLAERIWERNRSDGPDKA; this is encoded by the coding sequence ATGACCCAGAAACCGAGCGATGCGATCACGGACGAACGTGGCGGTGGCCTGTCCCGTCCAGCTGCGCTCGCGGTCGTCATGGGGGTGCTCGGCGCCAGCGCGGTGCTCGGGCGCCGTAACGCGCCCGACCCGTCGCATCCCGGTATTCGCCGCTGGTACAAACGGCTCGACAAACCAGCCTACACGCCGCCCGATGCCGCCTTCGGGGCGGTATGGCCGGTGCTCGAGACCGGGCTTGCGGTCGGCGGCTATCGCTTGTTGCGCCGCCCCGCCGATGCGCCGCGCAACCTCGCGGTCGGACTTTGGTTGCTGAATACCGGCATAGTCGGCGGCTGGACCGAGTTGTTCTTCCGTCGCAAGGCGCTCGGCCCCAGCGCGGTCGCGTCGGGTGCAATGATCGCCAGCGGTGCCGGCTATGTCGCGGCCGCGGGCAAGGTCGATCGCACCGCGGCGGCGACTGCGGTCCCGTTCGTAGCCTGGCTTGGTTTCGCGACCCTGCTTGCCGAGCGCATCTGGGAGCGGAACCGGTCCGACGGCCCGGACAAGGCATGA
- a CDS encoding DUF393 domain-containing protein: protein MTRLTVWHDGGCPLCRREIALMRRLDRRGAIDFVDASNDDTSCPIDRDAMLARFHAQEGDRMLSGAAAFAAMWRAIPLLRPLGLAARNPVVLAGLERVYRAFLHVRPRLQSFARKVDRTA, encoded by the coding sequence ATGACCCGCCTGACGGTCTGGCACGATGGCGGATGTCCGCTGTGCCGACGTGAGATCGCGCTGATGCGTCGTCTCGATCGACGTGGCGCGATAGATTTCGTCGATGCCAGCAACGACGACACGAGCTGTCCGATTGACCGCGATGCGATGCTGGCGCGGTTCCATGCGCAAGAAGGGGACCGGATGCTGTCCGGCGCCGCGGCCTTCGCGGCGATGTGGCGCGCCATCCCGCTGCTGCGACCGCTGGGGTTGGCAGCGCGCAATCCGGTCGTCCTGGCTGGTCTTGAACGGGTGTATCGAGCGTTTCTCCACGTCCGACCTCGCTTGCAGTCGTTCGCCCGGAAGGTGGATCGCACCGCATGA
- a CDS encoding DUF427 domain-containing protein: MRPVVPDTARPGQESVWDYPRPAIAQRSDRNVLIEHRGVTLADTRHSVRTIETSHPPSYYIPPSDILMSALRRSTRQSFCEWKGNAIYYDVEIAGDVLRDVA; the protein is encoded by the coding sequence ATGAGGCCGGTCGTTCCCGATACCGCGCGACCGGGCCAAGAAAGCGTCTGGGACTATCCGCGTCCGGCGATCGCGCAGCGCAGCGATCGTAATGTCCTGATCGAGCACCGCGGGGTTACGCTCGCCGACACGCGGCACAGCGTCCGCACGATCGAGACGAGCCATCCGCCCAGCTATTATATCCCGCCCTCCGATATCCTGATGTCGGCGCTTCGGCGCTCCACCCGGCAATCCTTCTGCGAATGGAAGGGCAACGCGATCTATTACGACGTCGAGATCGCGGGCGATGTCCTGCGCGATGTCGCCTAG
- a CDS encoding TlpA disulfide reductase family protein — protein MFSRPVFNSRPIICFVGMGLLVAGCDRKSPAPEQANVVAANTVSADEVASGPAPDEATGPAASTEKLDRSYKGESGPTVAFTAPDGKSVTLASFKGKPLLLNMWATWCAPCVAEMPTLDAAAKSLAGKVQVIAVSQDMQGAEKVTPFFAEKTFTTLKPYLDPKLGLSLAYQANLPTTILYDSAGKEVWRMTGGYEWNTPAAAKLIAEAS, from the coding sequence ATGTTCTCGCGTCCTGTGTTCAATTCGCGCCCAATCATCTGTTTCGTCGGGATGGGCCTGCTGGTCGCCGGCTGCGATAGGAAATCGCCCGCGCCGGAGCAAGCAAACGTCGTCGCCGCGAACACGGTGTCCGCCGACGAGGTCGCGTCCGGCCCAGCCCCCGACGAAGCCACCGGGCCTGCCGCCAGCACAGAAAAGCTCGACCGCAGTTACAAGGGCGAGAGCGGCCCGACGGTCGCCTTCACCGCGCCCGACGGCAAGTCGGTCACGCTCGCCTCGTTCAAGGGCAAGCCGTTGCTGCTCAACATGTGGGCGACCTGGTGCGCGCCGTGCGTCGCGGAAATGCCGACGCTCGACGCCGCCGCCAAGTCGCTGGCCGGCAAGGTCCAGGTGATCGCGGTCAGCCAGGACATGCAGGGCGCGGAGAAGGTGACGCCGTTCTTTGCCGAGAAGACGTTCACGACGCTCAAGCCGTATCTCGACCCGAAGCTCGGGCTCAGCCTCGCCTACCAGGCGAACCTGCCGACCACGATCCTGTACGATTCGGCGGGCAAGGAAGTCTGGCGGATGACCGGCGGCTATGAATGGAACACGCCCGCCGCCGCAAAGCTGATCGCCGAAGCATCGTAA